The following is a genomic window from Chryseobacterium ginsenosidimutans.
TTTCCTTCAACATCAGAATATCCTGAAACAAAATACTGCTCTTGTTTTTTAGGATTTTTAGATGCTTTTTCGATCCTTAATTGGATAACTGTTCCTTTTGTAGAAATTGTTCCGTAAAAAGGAGTTTCTTCATTCATCAACAAATGGCTGAAATCTTCATTTTTTAATGGAAATTCTTTCACCTGTCCGAAAGAAATTGAATACGCAAAAACTAAAAATAATAGAATTTTTCTCATATGAATTAAACTCCGAATTGTGCCAAATGATGATTCAGATGTTTTGCAAACATATTGTTCCATTCCTGAGATTTCAGCTTTCCGAAAGAAAAAGATTCTTTACCATCAAAAGCAGAAGCTCCCAATTGCTGTGTTTTTTGAATAAACCCGACCAGTCTCTTTTTTTCTTCCTCAAAATTCTTTCTGTCTGAAACAATAAACTGAGGTGCAGTCGGTCCGTTTTGAGAGTATGCCTTTTCACCAACAACTTTAGGCTTTACGAACGATTTTAAAATGAACTTTGCAATTGATCCCGGCTTTTTATGTTTTTCCGGCTCGTACACCATTTCGTAAGAAACGTTACAGTGCGCCAACATTTGGTCAACGGCCATTTTACCCCATAAGCCTTGTGTTTCAGGTGTAAGATTATTTATCCTATCAATGTAATTCTGAGCATCTTTTGCATCAAAAACGTTTTCCATAGTTTATTTACTTGTTAAAAAACAAATATATCAGTTTTTTTATTATTTTTAATCATTTACTAAAAAGAATTTAATCCACTGAATTTCACACAATTACAAATATTCAATTTAATAATAACTGTATAATTAATATTTACAATCCTATAAATGGAAAACCTTAAATTAATTGATTGCATCTATTGCTATTGAATAACATAACTCAACATTAACAAAAAACTTCTCACAAAATGCGAGGAGCTTTCTATTTAAAAATAATACAATTATTCCGAAATCTGAACATTCGTGCCTTTTGTATGGGCATTCATTTGTGGTGCATAATAATTCTGTATTGTTGTAATTCCATTAGAGAATTTTCCGGATGCATTTGCAACATAATCGTATTCAAACACATATTTTCCTTTTGGCATATTTTCGATGTAAAAGTTGGTTGAAGCATCTTTTGTAGACTGATAATAGCCTAAATTATTTTTCCACTGATAGCCAGAAAGCACATCAACAGGCTCAAATCCTGCAGCTCTCATATCTTTAATATGGATAAATTCCATCGGACGATCCGTATTTAAAATCATTCTTACAGTGATTTTATCACCAACTTTCAATGGAGTTTCAGAAGATATTTTTTGCAGTTCTTCTCCATTTACCGTTTTAATCTTTTTGTACAATTCTTTCGTTATTGATATATAATTCTCAGAAGATTTTATCTTATCCAGGTCTTCATAATACTGCCAGAATAATCCTCCCTGAACAATTCCTGCACCTGGTTTTGTTACAGTAACCGTTGCTAAATTTTTATCTAGAACATCAGTTTTCACAGTTGATTTCACATAACCTGTTGCCTGAGTCTGCTGTTGCAATTCTTTTCCGCCCCAAATGATGGTTGCTTTGTCACTTTCAGCACCCGTCCAAGATTTTCCTGAATTCAAGATGGTAAAAATCACTTCCGAAGTTCCTCTTGAACTTCCCCAGGAATTCACTTCTTTTTGGGTAATCAACCAGATTTTCATGTCTTCGATGAATTTCTGGTCGTTTGGTTTTAATGTATTGAAAGCCTCTAAAGCCCCTGCATGATTCACAACTTTTGAACTGAACCAACCCCAATCATCAAGGTTCTGTTTCCAGTAAACGCCCTGAGTTTTTGAATCTACGGAAGTTTCTTTTAAGTAATTCATCAATTTATCTGAAACATCTTTCAAACCATAATCGCTCGTTAATAAAGCCGCGCGATGCAATCCGAAGAACGTAAAATCTGTAATTTTTACTGCTTTTGCTTTTTGTTTTACTAAAGATTTCAATGTTGCACCTTTTCCTTTTAACGGATATTGTTTTTCCCAATAATTTCGGGTGTCAAGATAATCCAGCGTCCAGTTATTCCAGACATTTTCTTTCTTAATATCCGAATATTTATTGATCTCGTTATCTACATATTGAACCAGTGTTTTAACCAATTCATTTTGTTCTGAACTTTGATAATCCTTCACATTATCTTTTAGCCAAGAATTGATTTTCCCTAAGTTTTTCAGGATATAAAGCGAAGTCGAATACGAACTAGGATAACCTTGATACCAAGAGAAACCACCATCCGGATTTTGCAGTTTTTTGAAATCGTCCCAATCTTGATTGATCGCATTTTTCATTGAATTAACATCAAACAACAATGCTAATTTCGCCATTTGCTCTGTTTCATTTTTACTTTCTAAAACCCAAGGAGTTTCTTCCAGTAAAAGCTGTTTCAATTCCTGGTTTTTTTCAAGATTTGAGTTTAATAATCCTTTATTTTGATATTCTTCGAAAATTGTTTTCATCTTCGGATTTGCTTTAAAAACTTCTGAAGCGACAACATCGGCAAACCATTTATTGAAGATCACATCTGCAGAATTATTCTGATCATTTTTAAGACTTGGAAGTGCAAACATGATTTCCCAAATTGGATTGGTTGTCAATTCCAGCGTATTTGAAACGTTAGAAATCGTTGTAGAATTGGCATTTTTAAGATTTTCTAGTTCAAAAGTTTTTGTCTCACCCTCTTTTACGAAAACCGGAACGGCATCCGTAACCAGCATTCTGTTAGGTAAAATTGCCACCGCTTTTTGTTCTCCATCAGAATATTGACCAGCTTTTGCCACAACTTTTAAAATAATTGAAGAAACGTTGTTCGGAACTTTTATTTTCCAAGTCAACGCTGAGTTTCCGTTTTCATTTAAATCAAAATTCTGAACGCCTGAATTTAATCCAAATTGAGACGAAATATCTTCATTGGTGAAAGCATCTAATATTTGTAAGCTTGCTGATCCGTTTAATTTTTTGCTCGTTAAGTTTGATAGTTTTGATTGAAGGTTCAGCTCATCGCCTTCTCTTAAAAATCTTGGATAATTCGGAGTTACTGAGAATTCTTTTTGTGTCACCACTTCTTTTTCCAATGTTGTAGCTCTTGCATCTTTTGTGTGAGCAAAGAACATTAATTTCCATTTTGTTAAGGCTTCCGGAGAAGTGAATTCGAAGCTTACATTTCCTTCGAAATCGGTTTTTAAGTCTGGATAAAAGAAGGCGGTTTCGTTTAGATTCTGACGGACTGGAATATTTTCCAAACGCTTATCATCTTTATCCAATACACCATCTCCATCAGTTAATTCTTTTTTCTCTTGTTCAGTTAATTGTCTTCCCGAGTTTATAATATTAATTGCTTCATCGTCTACTCTCATAGATTGCATCTTCATTTTTGATGATGTCTCCATTTTTGCTGCTGCCATCGGAGCTGGAAGAGAATCACTATAAACCTTTACTCCCGCCACTTTTCCTTGCAAAGCATAAAATATAGTATTTATATCAAACCAATTAAAATCAGGAGCTTCTACATAATCTCCAGGTAAATAATCCAATCTTTTCTGATAATATTTCTGAAGAAGATATTGTCTGATGTCATAAGAGGTTACAATCGAAGTCGGAACATATAAACTGTACCAGTTAAACTTATTGACAACAAATTTATCCAGAGACATATCATACATATTGGCTAAAACCTCTGCATTGATTTTCTCTTTCTCGTTTCCTAAGACTTTTACAGACCATTTTTCTTTCGAATTCGGCTGAATTTTATCTCTAAAAGTAATGGTTTCAATTTTTAAAGGCTGTTCGGAGTTTTTTATCGTAAGGTTTACAGATTGTGTCTGAACATCATTAAAAGCCACCACCTGAAACTGTACATTCAAAGCCTGTACATTTTTATCTTTAGGAATGTCTATCGTGTATTCTACAATTCCGTTTTTAAATTGACGAGCTTCAGAAACCGTTTTTCCCGATCCGTCCTGAACAAAAACATTCAGTAAAGCGTCCGGAATTGCTGAGTAAATATAAATTACAGCTTTCTCTCCTCTCGTAAATTCTTTTTTAGGATCTAAAACCGTAAGGAAAGTTTTTTGATTTGCTTTTAAAGAATTCTTATTCCAAACACTGAAGTTTTGAGATGTTTTTATTGTGTCTTTGCCTTCAATATTATACAATTCGAGCTGATAATCTCCTACCTCTAATTTTCCTAAATCTAAGTTTTCAGATTGCTCGGTTTTTGTTGAAATTATCTGAGGTTTCCAATTTTTAGTTTCATCATTTTTATCATAAAAGTCGTGTGGAAATTTACTGATGAACTCCTCTTTTGAAAATTTCGGTAAATCCTGTTGTACTTCTGTTTTAAAATTATCTCTAAAAATTCTATCGGGTGATTCAAGTTTTAAAAGTTTTACCTGATACGATTTCTTAAGAATTTGTTCGTTATAATTTTTTGTTTCAACCTTTACTTTTACATTTTCATCAGAGAATGTATTTTTAATTACATCGGCTTGTATATAATGAGAAACTGAAGCCACTTTTAACTCTGTATCCGCAGTCTGCGTTTCTCCGTTGATATCTGTAACAGAAGCATTGATTTCATAATTATCAATCTGAATACCCTCTAACTTTTCATCTTTTTTAAGATCAAGTTTAATCGTAAATTCTCCTTTCTCATTCGTTTTTGCTTCGCCAAGAATAGAGTTTTCATTGTCGTCGTTTTCCGGATACCAACTAAAATATCTCCAGCGGATATTATGCTTTTTTATTTCATAATTTACCGTCGTATTACTTAAGGCAACCCCTGAAAACATCATTGCTTTTCCTTTCAGTTCGATCGTTTGTCCGTATTTGTATTCATCTTTTACAGAATCAAAAGTCACTTCAAACTTTGGTCTTTTATATTCTTCAACTTGGATATTTTTATTGCCTTGATTTTCATCAGTTCTTAAATAAAAAGTTCCATTCAACTTACCTTTTGGCAGAATAAAACTCCCATGATAAGAACCAAACTCGTTGGTTGTAAATGTTTGCGAAGAAACTTCCTGACCGTTTGTATCCGTTAAAGTTATCTTTTGCTTTAATCCTGTAATAACAGATTCAATTTCTTTATCACGCTGCGTGTTAATTACTTTAAAATAAACAGTTTGTCCCGGTCTGTATATTGCTCTGTCCGTAAAAATCTGAGCTTTACTACGAGTTTCTTTGTTGGGGCTGTAATTGTTAACACTTCGATCTCCATACACCTGCATGATCTGGAAATCATTCGTTTTTGGCTGTCGGATCAGGAAAGTTCTGTAATATTCTTTATTTTCAGTTACCGGAAATTTAAACATACCATTATCATTGGTCTTTCCTTCAACTTTGCTTAAAGTTTTATTGGCAACAAATTCATAAAAAGTAAGATTTTCATTAATAACAGGTTTTCCGTTTTCGCTATTAACCAACTTTAATTCATTTGACAATTGATTTCTATCTGTTTTGGTCTGAAAAATAATTCTGTTATCTGAAACCAAAAAATAAAAATCCTTTTCAGCTTCAGCGTCTTTATCATTTATTCCAACTACAGAATATTCGGCAAGATAAGTTCCTGGCGGAAGAGATTTTATTTCCAAAGATGTTTTGTGCGTTTTATAATCTTTAGGATCATCCAGTTTATACGCTTCTTTTCTTACCAGATTCTTTTTAACCTTATTAAAAGTATCTCCATAAGAATTTTGGGCATATTGTATAAATGATGCCATATCATCTTTTACTTCATAAATATTAATCGAAAAAGCGGAAATGTTTTTATATTCTGCTATAAAATGGATTGGCCGATTACTTTGCGTCTGCTGTTCATATTTGATATTTAAAGAAGGATTAAGAATCTGGTCTTCTTTATTTTTAATATTTTCAATAAAAGGAGATTTCGGATATTGAGTTTTTGCCAGATTTATAAATTCAAGAGCTTCTTTTTCTTTATTTTTAGAAATCAAATCTTCTGCAATCTCATCCACGATCATCACTTTATAATCTCCTTGTATTTCAGATTTCAGGAGGTTTTGAAGTTGCTGCAGTTTATCTTTGCATTGATTAAAATTACAGTTATCCTGCAATTTTTTATCCATGAAATACAATTTTGCATTACCCGTATTCTGAGCAGTTAATTCATCATAAATCGCATTAATTTTAATATGATTTTCATCAAGTTCATTTTTAGTAAAAATATTATTACTGGTAAGGAAAACAATTTTCTTTGTAAAATACCAATCCAGCAAAGTCGGGAAATAAGAAATATATTCGTTATTTGAAAAAACATTTTCATACTTTTTCAAAGAAATCTTTCTCATCTCACCTTTTTGCTGATCGAGTTCCTGATAGTTTTTAATTAAATAATTTTTAAAATCAAGTTTGCTCCAGGTTTCAATTTGAGAAACATCTTGTGAACTAATATTTGTCCGCCCATTGATTTCCCATGAATGTTCTCTATAATAATCCAGAAAAAAGCCATTCAACAGAACATCATACAGAATTTTATCCTCTCCCTTCAATTGTTTTTCAGCATCCTGCAATTTCTTAAAAAACTGACTTACAGAATTGTTTTTATCATCGTCTGAAGTTTGATTCACGATACTGAATTCCGCCTTTAGAGAATGAATAAGCTGCAAAATATTATTTTCTTTCATCGCTTGTTTTTGTATGTCTAAAATTATCGGAAGATTAGATTTATAAGCACCTTTTTGAGAATTTGCTGCTACTTTCTTCCATTGCTCATCATAATATTTTTGAGCAACAACCACTGAAAAGCTCAGCAGGAGAAGCAAAAGCACAAAAATCTTGGAAAATCTTTTCATATATGTTATTTTTGATAAATGAATTTCTTAAAAATACTGAAAAAATCTGTTATCGACAGTCAACTTTATGTATCCTTAATGGGAACACTTTTTGCAGTATTTTTCATGGAGGAGCAAAATACATTCCGTTATCCAACCGTGTTCTTAATTTTCATTACCTATTTCAGTGGATATATCTACACAAAATACCAGAAGACTAAACATTTTAATAAAATACTTATTCTAAATGTCATTGCCGGAATCATTTGTGCACTTTTAATTATTCACAACCATAATGAAATAAGATTGATAAAATGGTTTATTATTGTCATTTTAGGATTATTATACAACAGTTTTTTTCTGGATATGTATATTCGTAAAATCCCTTTATTAAAGGTTTTTTATGTTGGCATGGTTTGGGCTTTGATGAATTGCTGGCTGACATTACCCGAATTTGATATTCCTATATTTTTTATCAGTTTCTTTTTTATTACGGCATTAGTTTTACCTTTTGACATTCGCGATATGAAAGTTGATACCGTAAAGACGTTTCCAACGATCATCGGTGTTCAAAACACAAAATATATTGCTTATTTATTGCTATTTGTAAGTAACATTGTTTCAATCTTTTATTTGGATTTTAATTATTTAATTGCTTTTTTTCTCTCTAGTATTATTACTTATATTTTTGTTTATTTCTCTGAAAATGAGAGAAGTGACGCCTATTTTTCATTTGGAGTCGAAACCTGTTCTGCACTTCCTTTTTTATTTTCACTAATAATGAAGTATTTTTGATGAATGATTATTAAGAAACTTTCCCTGTACAATTTCAAGAACCATTCTGAAAAAAAGTTTGAATTCTCCCCCCAAATCAATTGTTTTGTAGGAAATAACGGTGTGGGAAAAACCAATATTCTCGATGCACTTCATTATCTGTCTGTTGGGAAAAGTTTTTTGGGAAATACCGACTTTAATAATATCAAAACAGACGAAGACTTTTTCACCATTGATGCTGAAATTCAAAATGATGAAAGTGAAGATACTATCAGAATTTCTCAGCCGAAAGAAGCAAAAAAAATCATCAAGAAAAACGATAAAAGCTACGACAGAATGGCAGATCATATCGGATATCTGCCCAGTGTGATGATTTCTCCGTATGATTCTAACTTAATTTCAGATTCCGGAGAAAGCAGGCGAAAGTTTTTGGATTCGATGATTTCTCAAACCGATTCCGAATATCTTTTTGATTTAATTCAATACCAGAAAACGATTCAGCAAAGAAACGCTTTGTTAAAATATTTTGCCAAAAACAGAGTCTGGGATAAAGATTCATTAGAAATATATGATGATCCTATCACCAGATTCGGCACGAAAATTTACATTAAAAGGAAAAGTTTTGTTGAAAAACTAAATCCGATTGTTAAGAATTTTTATCATATAATTTCCGGTGGGAAAGAAACCGTTTCCGTGCTTTACGAATCACATTTATTTGAGGATACATTTAAAAATTTACTTAAAGAAAGCTTGGAAAGAGACAGAATGCTGACATATACCTCAAAAGGAATTCATAAAGATGATCTTCTTTTTGAAATGGATTCTGTTTTAATAAAAAAAATAGGTTCCCAAGGTCAGCAGAAATCGTTCTTAATTTCTTTGAAACTCGCACAAATGAGCCTTATAAAAGAGTTAACCAATAAAACACCCGTCCTTTTACTGGATGATATTTTTGATAAGCTAGATGACAGCCGGGTTTCTCAACTTATTGAATTGGTGAATCAGGAAAACTTCGGGCAGATTTTTATTACCGATACACACAGAGAGCGTACGGAAAGCGTTGTTAAAAAAATTAATGAGGAAAGTATAATTTTTGAAATTTAAAATGAAGAAGAATAAAAAACGTGAATTTCAATCCTCTGAACTTGTAAAATCCTTTGCAAGAATTCATGGTTTTGAACATAAGCTGGTTGCCTTTGAGATCAAAGATTTTCTTGAAGAATATCTTGATGAAAGTTTGTTTCAGGAAATAAAAAGCGTAAATATTGAGGCTAAATGTGTTATCATAAAAATCAATTCACCTTTATTGAAAAATGATTTCCAGATGCGTAGAAGCTTTTATCTGAGAAAATTTCAAGACAAATTTGGGGAGGAAAAATTTAATGATCTTCAGATTTTGTAGTCATCGTACTGTTCATCAGTTTATCTGCTTTTTCATCTAACCCTGATCTTAACGGAAAGAAAAACTTGAACGGATGCTTTAAAAAATATTTAAAAATTCCTTTATAAATTTCACTTACCTGTCCAAAATTCAGTTTTCTGGATCTGAAAGCCAAGAACATAGATAAACTGAAACTTACCAAAAAGTTAAAGAACCCAATAACAAAAACGGTGATAAAAGAAATCCAGAAAGTATAAGAATCAACAGAAAAATCTTTCCCGTACAATCCTATCGCAAAGTTTCCGGCAGCAAACGTGATGTGACGGATATCCAGATCCAACCCTAAAAATAATCCGACAGGAGCTGTTGCCCCAAGAAAGACTCCGAACCAGAAATTGGACACAATTCCGGGCCAGTTTTTGGCATAATATTTAGATAGTCCTTTGGCAAATTTTTTACCGAAAAATCTTCGGATAGAAAGGTTTTTAGCAATTCTTTCCGGTATTTGATAAAAGACAGAATTGTTTCCGATGTTCCCCGAAATAATCCCGGAAATAAAGAGATAAAACCCGGCAATACTGGCATGAAGAATAGCTTTTGATTTAAAAGGATCTAGATCTTTCAATAATTTATCTGATCTTTCAACGGCTAAATTTTGCGAGAAAAGAACATCAAAACCGTAAATAATCATCAAGGCAATAGGAAAAGACAGCAACACATTTCCTACAAATGCTATAAACTGACTCCTGAATAATTTTGAGACCAGATGCGCAAATTCTGTATTATTGCTTTTTATATTTCCTTCTTCCGCCAATACTTTAGTCATTGTTGCAGCCGTCATTGCGGGCTGTTTTGTAGCCAAAGTGAACCCCATAAGATAAATCATCACAAATCCCATTGCATAATTCATCGAGTACAAGAATGCATGCGAAAAATCACTTCCCGGAACATATCCGTACAGCATTTTCAAAACGCATAAGCAACCTACAATAATCCCTCCACCACTGGCTTTGTAGAACATCGTCATATATTCTTTACGGGTCGAAGTGATGTAATGCGCTCCCGTTTCTGCTGTATGATTGGTAATTAAATGTGAAATAAGCCTCGTGCTGTCATTAATAAGATCTGAGATATTATTTTTATGAGATTTATATCTTAAAATATTAAAAACCAAATATTTAGAATTAATCAAAACACTTTTCTCATCATCAATTACCAATAGCTGAACGATCTCGTAAATTCGCTGAACCTGCTGACGGATTTTTAGAAGAGACTGATTAATCTTCCCTGAAATACCATATTTGGATGAATTTTTAAAGGAAATATTTACAAACTCCAAGCATTGTTCGATATAAATTTTAATCTGCTTATATCTACTGTCCTTTGAATGTAGCTGCAATTCGGGATTTTTATCAAATTCAGCAGCCAATTCTTCAAGTTCATTCTGTAATGCAAGAAAAGGATTGTCGAAGTTTCGGTATTCCGGAGCCATTCTTACGACTTCTACTTCCATAGCCGATCCCGTTACCCGCCATGAGAGGATATTCATTGAAAAAAGCAATTCTTTTTTTACTTCCGGCAGGATGATAAAATCTGAAACTCCAAGAATACTGAAGAGTTCATCGATTTCATTTTCAGGTAGATTATGAAAATATTTTAAATCATTTTTTGGTCTTAAACTGACATTATCAATCATATACCAAACCGTTCTTTCATTAACAACCGGTGGGAGAACTTTATTAAGAATCCGTTTTTTAAATTCAGGAACAAAAGCATTTTCCGAAAGAATATTTGCCTCCGTTAAAGACAAATTAAAGGTTCTGCCAGTAAAGATATTATGAATGTAATATTTAAAATTTTCAGTAAACTGAGGATTATTCCTAAAAAAATCAAGCACATCAATAAAATCCGCCCTTTTTACGCTTTCCAAAAGTTCGGCAAACGGTTCCAAAGAAAGGGTTTCATTCTTAAAAGAAAAATATTTTTTAAGAACTGACTTAAAATTTGTACTGGAATTAAAGAATTTCATTAGTACAAAGATACTATTTCAAACTCACATTCCTCATTTGTCTCATAATCCAGTTGTGTTTCTTTCTTAAATATGCTGATGGATTTTTTGGATCATACTTTTTGGGATTAGGTAAAACCGTTGCAATCCAAGCTGCTTCGGAGCTTGTAAGATCTTTAGAAGACTTCCCGAAATAATACTGTGAAGCCGCTTCAATACCAAAAACACCTTGCCCCATTTCGATAGAATTCAGATATCTTTCAAGAATAATATCTTTGTTCCATACTTTTTCAATGATAAAAGTGTAAACAGCTTCCAACCCTTTCCTCAACCAACTTCTACCCTGCCAAAGAAAAATATTTTTTGCCGTCTGCTGAGAAATTGTACTTCCCCCTCTCAGTTTTTTTCCTTTTTCATTGTTTTTCATAGCCTTTTCGATAGCTGTATAATCGAAACCGTCATGAATAAAAAACTTTTGATCTTCAGAAGCAATAACCGCTTTTTTTACGTTATTTCCCATTTCGTCATAGGAAACATAATCCCTCTGTAATCTTCCGTATTCGAAAAGCCCTCCTATTTGTGTAATCGTGATCGGCGGATTGAAAAATCTTCCCCAAACGATAAACACTACGTTCACAATCAGAACAATGAATATAAATTGTTTAATTCTTTTCCACATAATCTTATTAAAAGGAATGTCAAAAATAAGCAAATACTCCGAGTTATTGCAATTCTTTCATATAAGTCAACTGATAATCCGGTAAAAGCTCGGGATGGAAAATTTTAATATAATCCTTTAAAACAAGATCTGCTCTTACAACGCCGCTTTCAAAAAAATCATTTGCCAATGCTCTTTCTTTTCCGGTTATTACGTAGGTTTTCCCTTTATTGAAAACATTTAATTTTCCATAAAAAGGGTTCATACTCAACATTTCTTTTTTCGAAGTATGATTTCCTGCATTTACCCAGTAACGAACATCATTTGATTTAGCAAAAACTTCCTCAAAGCTCATGGTTACAGCCTTTTCTTCTGAATTATTTTTCAAAATATAATTGGCATTGGCATCAGAAATAAAATTGGCGGCAGACGTTTTTCCACCCGGAAGATACCAAACATCGCCGTACATTTCGTTTGCCAACACTGTCGGTTTTTCTTTTGCTTTTAAGGCCAATTTCTTTAACTCATTATAATTTTTTTCAATTTCCTGATATTTAGTCTCCGCTTCCTTATCTTTTCCGAAAAGTTTCCCAAAAAGTTTGATATAAGCTGTTTTCTCCAAAGGTTTCTGTTCCATGTATTCATCAAGGAAAATCACCTGAATACCATTGTTTTTTAATAATTGATAGGTATTATCAAAACTTGCAATATGAT
Proteins encoded in this region:
- a CDS encoding recombinase, which encodes MKFFNSSTNFKSVLKKYFSFKNETLSLEPFAELLESVKRADFIDVLDFFRNNPQFTENFKYYIHNIFTGRTFNLSLTEANILSENAFVPEFKKRILNKVLPPVVNERTVWYMIDNVSLRPKNDLKYFHNLPENEIDELFSILGVSDFIILPEVKKELLFSMNILSWRVTGSAMEVEVVRMAPEYRNFDNPFLALQNELEELAAEFDKNPELQLHSKDSRYKQIKIYIEQCLEFVNISFKNSSKYGISGKINQSLLKIRQQVQRIYEIVQLLVIDDEKSVLINSKYLVFNILRYKSHKNNISDLINDSTRLISHLITNHTAETGAHYITSTRKEYMTMFYKASGGGIIVGCLCVLKMLYGYVPGSDFSHAFLYSMNYAMGFVMIYLMGFTLATKQPAMTAATMTKVLAEEGNIKSNNTEFAHLVSKLFRSQFIAFVGNVLLSFPIALMIIYGFDVLFSQNLAVERSDKLLKDLDPFKSKAILHASIAGFYLFISGIISGNIGNNSVFYQIPERIAKNLSIRRFFGKKFAKGLSKYYAKNWPGIVSNFWFGVFLGATAPVGLFLGLDLDIRHITFAAGNFAIGLYGKDFSVDSYTFWISFITVFVIGFFNFLVSFSLSMFLAFRSRKLNFGQVSEIYKGIFKYFLKHPFKFFFPLRSGLDEKADKLMNSTMTTKSEDH
- a CDS encoding alpha-2-macroglobulin family protein, with the protein product MKRFSKIFVLLLLLLSFSVVVAQKYYDEQWKKVAANSQKGAYKSNLPIILDIQKQAMKENNILQLIHSLKAEFSIVNQTSDDDKNNSVSQFFKKLQDAEKQLKGEDKILYDVLLNGFFLDYYREHSWEINGRTNISSQDVSQIETWSKLDFKNYLIKNYQELDQQKGEMRKISLKKYENVFSNNEYISYFPTLLDWYFTKKIVFLTSNNIFTKNELDENHIKINAIYDELTAQNTGNAKLYFMDKKLQDNCNFNQCKDKLQQLQNLLKSEIQGDYKVMIVDEIAEDLISKNKEKEALEFINLAKTQYPKSPFIENIKNKEDQILNPSLNIKYEQQTQSNRPIHFIAEYKNISAFSINIYEVKDDMASFIQYAQNSYGDTFNKVKKNLVRKEAYKLDDPKDYKTHKTSLEIKSLPPGTYLAEYSVVGINDKDAEAEKDFYFLVSDNRIIFQTKTDRNQLSNELKLVNSENGKPVINENLTFYEFVANKTLSKVEGKTNDNGMFKFPVTENKEYYRTFLIRQPKTNDFQIMQVYGDRSVNNYSPNKETRSKAQIFTDRAIYRPGQTVYFKVINTQRDKEIESVITGLKQKITLTDTNGQEVSSQTFTTNEFGSYHGSFILPKGKLNGTFYLRTDENQGNKNIQVEEYKRPKFEVTFDSVKDEYKYGQTIELKGKAMMFSGVALSNTTVNYEIKKHNIRWRYFSWYPENDDNENSILGEAKTNEKGEFTIKLDLKKDEKLEGIQIDNYEINASVTDINGETQTADTELKVASVSHYIQADVIKNTFSDENVKVKVETKNYNEQILKKSYQVKLLKLESPDRIFRDNFKTEVQQDLPKFSKEEFISKFPHDFYDKNDETKNWKPQIISTKTEQSENLDLGKLEVGDYQLELYNIEGKDTIKTSQNFSVWNKNSLKANQKTFLTVLDPKKEFTRGEKAVIYIYSAIPDALLNVFVQDGSGKTVSEARQFKNGIVEYTIDIPKDKNVQALNVQFQVVAFNDVQTQSVNLTIKNSEQPLKIETITFRDKIQPNSKEKWSVKVLGNEKEKINAEVLANMYDMSLDKFVVNKFNWYSLYVPTSIVTSYDIRQYLLQKYYQKRLDYLPGDYVEAPDFNWFDINTIFYALQGKVAGVKVYSDSLPAPMAAAKMETSSKMKMQSMRVDDEAINIINSGRQLTEQEKKELTDGDGVLDKDDKRLENIPVRQNLNETAFFYPDLKTDFEGNVSFEFTSPEALTKWKLMFFAHTKDARATTLEKEVVTQKEFSVTPNYPRFLREGDELNLQSKLSNLTSKKLNGSASLQILDAFTNEDISSQFGLNSGVQNFDLNENGNSALTWKIKVPNNVSSIILKVVAKAGQYSDGEQKAVAILPNRMLVTDAVPVFVKEGETKTFELENLKNANSTTISNVSNTLELTTNPIWEIMFALPSLKNDQNNSADVIFNKWFADVVASEVFKANPKMKTIFEEYQNKGLLNSNLEKNQELKQLLLEETPWVLESKNETEQMAKLALLFDVNSMKNAINQDWDDFKKLQNPDGGFSWYQGYPSSYSTSLYILKNLGKINSWLKDNVKDYQSSEQNELVKTLVQYVDNEINKYSDIKKENVWNNWTLDYLDTRNYWEKQYPLKGKGATLKSLVKQKAKAVKITDFTFFGLHRAALLTSDYGLKDVSDKLMNYLKETSVDSKTQGVYWKQNLDDWGWFSSKVVNHAGALEAFNTLKPNDQKFIEDMKIWLITQKEVNSWGSSRGTSEVIFTILNSGKSWTGAESDKATIIWGGKELQQQTQATGYVKSTVKTDVLDKNLATVTVTKPGAGIVQGGLFWQYYEDLDKIKSSENYISITKELYKKIKTVNGEELQKISSETPLKVGDKITVRMILNTDRPMEFIHIKDMRAAGFEPVDVLSGYQWKNNLGYYQSTKDASTNFYIENMPKGKYVFEYDYVANASGKFSNGITTIQNYYAPQMNAHTKGTNVQISE
- the recF gene encoding DNA replication/repair protein RecF (All proteins in this family for which functions are known are DNA-binding proteins that assist the filamentation of RecA onto DNA for the initiation of recombination or recombinational repair.); the encoded protein is MIIKKLSLYNFKNHSEKKFEFSPQINCFVGNNGVGKTNILDALHYLSVGKSFLGNTDFNNIKTDEDFFTIDAEIQNDESEDTIRISQPKEAKKIIKKNDKSYDRMADHIGYLPSVMISPYDSNLISDSGESRRKFLDSMISQTDSEYLFDLIQYQKTIQQRNALLKYFAKNRVWDKDSLEIYDDPITRFGTKIYIKRKSFVEKLNPIVKNFYHIISGGKETVSVLYESHLFEDTFKNLLKESLERDRMLTYTSKGIHKDDLLFEMDSVLIKKIGSQGQQKSFLISLKLAQMSLIKELTNKTPVLLLDDIFDKLDDSRVSQLIELVNQENFGQIFITDTHRERTESVVKKINEESIIFEI
- a CDS encoding DUF1569 domain-containing protein; the encoded protein is MENVFDAKDAQNYIDRINNLTPETQGLWGKMAVDQMLAHCNVSYEMVYEPEKHKKPGSIAKFILKSFVKPKVVGEKAYSQNGPTAPQFIVSDRKNFEEEKKRLVGFIQKTQQLGASAFDGKESFSFGKLKSQEWNNMFAKHLNHHLAQFGV